A stretch of Lactuca sativa cultivar Salinas chromosome 6, Lsat_Salinas_v11, whole genome shotgun sequence DNA encodes these proteins:
- the LOC128126916 gene encoding uncharacterized protein LOC128126916, which translates to MSKRKYESGASKRKRKMQEEAFIDKQKGSFLKYLTTNKNIDNEQQQTNVDYEQEQANVNNNDHEPTNLENDNEPTNTENGNEQTNSQNNNEQTNIEFDNEQTNSENDNDQSNIEIDNEQTNSEDDNTPLNIYDPSRWNNISTNLRDLIVENGPIKIYDFKFPKDQHSRSFSTSLYMQKIPNGEKYERTWLVYSIDVDRVFCFCCKLFNVNTSTCSLAHKGNNDWNNISSILKRHEASNGHILNMRSWIDLETRLANNKTIDKQIQEQINKEKEHWKNVLIRIIAVVKTLGKNNLAFRGTNEKIYEENNEFDLIMQEHIRRINDNEIHNHYLGHNMQNELISLLGEEVKTKIIKKVKDAKYFSIILDCTPDTSHKEQMSIILRCLDLSTTPIEVKEYFLGFLVVDNTTGKGLYDAIIDEIKNIGLDINDVRGQGYDNGSNMKGKHQGVQKRLLDINPRAFYTPCGCHSLNLVICDMTNSCEKASEFFGVIQRIYTIFASSTQRWKILQDNISNLTLKSLSQTRWESRVESVKAIRFQAPQLRKALLQLSKNYGDPKIKSEAKCLATYELENYEFLLGMIIWYDVLFAINTVSKSLQSNDMCIDDAIDQLNGLLCFFEEYRENGFEKALDYAKELALEMNVKLEFREKRIIQRNRRYDENVANETIKTLIQLFKTDYFLYIVDKAITSLKIWKN; encoded by the exons ATGTCAAAGAGAAAATACGAATCCGGTGCTTCAAAAAGGAAACgaaaaatgcaagaagaagctttTATAGATAAACAAAAAGGGtcgtttttaaaatatttaactacAAACAAAAACATTGATAATGAACAACAACAAACTAATGTTGATTATGAACAAGAACAAGCTAATGTTAATAATAATGATCATGAACCAACTAATCTTGAAAATGATAATGAACCAACTAATACTGAAAATGGTAATGAACAAACTAATAGTCAAAATAATAACGAACAAACTAATATTGAATTTGATAACGaacaaactaatagtgaaaatgatAACGATCAAAGTAATATTGAAATTGATAACGAACAAACTAATAGTGAAGATGATAACACACCTTTAAACATATATGATCCAAGTAGATGGAATAATATTAGTACTAACTTAAGAGATTTAATCGTAGAAAATGGTCCTATTAAgatttatgattttaaatttcCAAAAGATCAACATTCAAGAAGCTTTAGTACATCTCTTTATATGCAAAAAATACCAAATGGAGAAAAATACGAACGAACATGGTTGGTTTATTCCATAGATGTAGATagagttttttgtttttgttgtaaattaTTTAATGTGAATACATCTACATGTTCGTTAGCACATAAAGGTAATAATGATTGGAACAATATTTCTAGTATATTAAAAAGACATGAAGCAAGTAATGGACACATTCTTAATATGAGGTCATGGATTGACTTAGAAACTAGATTAGCAAATAATAAAACAATTGACAAGCAAATCCAagaacaaataaataaagaaaaagaacatTGGAAAAACGTGTTAATAAGAATCATTGCTGTAGTAAAAACTTTAGGAAAAAATAATTTAGCATTTCGTGGAACAAATGAAAAgatttatgaagaaaataatg AATTTGATCTTATTATGCAAGAACATATTAGGAGAATTAATGACAATGAAATTCATAATCATTATCTTGGACATAATATGCAAAACgaacttattagtttattaggaGAAGaagttaaaactaaaattattaaaaaagtaAAAGATGCTAAATACTTTTCAATAATACTTGATTGTACTCCTGATACAAGTCATAAGGAACAAATGTCAATTATCTTACGATGTTTAGATCTTTCAACCACTCCAATAGAAGTTAAGGAGTACTTTCTAGGATTTTTAGTTGTAGATAATACAACCGGTAAAGGCTTATATGATGCTATAattgatgaaattaaaaataTAGGACTAGATATAAATGATGTTAGGGGTCAAGGTTACGATAATGGTTCAAATATGAAAGGAAAACATCAAGGTGTACAGAAACGATTGTTAGATATTAACCCTAGAGCATTCTACACTCCTTGTGGTTGTCATAGTTTAAATTTAGTAATTTGTGATATGACTAATTCGTGTGAAAAAGCTAGTGAATTTTTTGGAGTTATACAACGTATATATACAATATTTGCTTCATCAACTCAAAGGTGGAAAATATTACAAGATAATATATCAAACCTAACACTTAAATCATTATCGCAAACTCGTTGGGAAAGTAGGGTAGAAAGTGTAAAAGCAATTAGATTTCAAGCACCACAATTAAGAAAAGCACTTTTACAATTATCTAAAAATTATGGAGATCCAAAAATTAAAAGTGAGGCTAAATGTTTAGCTACATATGAACTtgaaaactatgaatttttattaGGAATGATTATTTGGTATGATGTTTTGTTTGCTATTAACACTGTTAGTAAAAGCTTGCAATCAAATGATATGTGTATCGATGATGCTATAGATCAACTAAATGGACTTTTGTGTTTCTTTGAAGAATATAGAGAAAACGGATTTGAAAAGGCTTTAGATTATGCAAAAGAATTGGCTTTAGAAATGAATGTAAAACTAGAATTTCGTGAAAAGCGTATCATTCAAAGAAATAGACGATATGATGAAAATGTTGCTAATGAAACTATTAAAACTCTTATTCAGTTATTTAAAACTGATTACTTTTTATATATAGTAGATAAAGCCATTACTTCACTTAAAA TATGGAAAAATTAA